Proteins encoded in a region of the Novibacillus thermophilus genome:
- a CDS encoding DMT family transporter translates to MTRRASSFLVLLAAVLWGTTGTAQAFAPESAHPMAVGAMRLAIGGGALLLFVLMRGKLRKGKGWPVAPTAIAAASMAAYQPLFFSAVATTGVAVGTVVAIGSAPVLAGLLEYIFGGKKPEHKWWISTSLAIGGCVVLFTHPHDAHLVTPTGVAMAVGAGLSFAVYTFVSKQLINGHAPEAVTALVFSLAALFLSPVLFMYPLHWLAETAGWAVALHLGLCATALAYLLFSKGLTGVPAANAVTLALGEPLTAAVLGIVLVGEVLSPFAWLGVGLLLVGLGVLSHPSK, encoded by the coding sequence GTGACACGACGAGCGTCGAGTTTCCTCGTTTTGTTGGCTGCAGTCCTGTGGGGAACGACCGGAACAGCGCAAGCGTTTGCTCCCGAAAGCGCCCATCCGATGGCAGTCGGGGCGATGCGCCTGGCCATCGGCGGAGGCGCCCTCCTTTTATTCGTACTTATGCGGGGAAAGTTGAGAAAGGGCAAGGGTTGGCCTGTGGCTCCAACGGCGATAGCAGCTGCCAGTATGGCAGCGTATCAGCCGCTTTTCTTCTCAGCAGTAGCTACGACGGGGGTGGCCGTCGGAACGGTTGTCGCCATTGGGAGTGCCCCTGTTTTGGCCGGGTTACTCGAGTACATATTCGGCGGAAAAAAACCTGAACACAAGTGGTGGATCTCCACATCCTTGGCCATTGGCGGGTGCGTCGTTCTGTTCACACACCCGCACGACGCTCATCTCGTCACGCCAACTGGCGTGGCGATGGCCGTCGGTGCCGGCCTGTCGTTCGCCGTTTACACCTTCGTCAGTAAACAGCTCATCAATGGCCATGCCCCGGAAGCGGTGACAGCCCTCGTCTTCAGTCTGGCCGCCTTGTTTTTGTCCCCTGTGCTGTTTATGTATCCCTTGCATTGGCTGGCAGAGACAGCTGGATGGGCCGTCGCACTACATCTCGGGCTGTGTGCCACAGCCCTCGCCTACCTCCTCTTCTCTAAAGGGTTAACAGGCGTACCGGCGGCTAACGCCGTTACCCTTGCACTGGGAGAGCCCCTGACAGCCGCCGTTCTCGGAATTGTACTCGTAGGCGAGGTGCTGTCCCCCTTTGCCTGGCTCGGGGTCGGGTTGTTACTTGTCGGGTTGGGCGTGCTGTCTCACCCTTCCAAGTAA
- a CDS encoding 2OG-Fe dioxygenase family protein: MNSRYQDVLRQEGYVKFQLADVFTDIHLEAELKAIGEAFDQLPVDAYAPEFNRYRRYSRAVILPRTGQVEWLPNTVDAAGQPVQEYFQGPYNPEYAGSYRRFPPLSEKIKANRLVERIIQFDFCQTFWDERDILLPVHVGVHFVKLKVETDEDEAVSSPNCLHQDGEPFTFVHLIRRKNVTGGVNTIAEPACAGRLPHEIKAESVRASFTLKDSLESYGVCDQKVSHYVSPVKKGSEDAAGERSAILIDFQPTVVAPLEQS, translated from the coding sequence TTGAACAGCCGTTATCAAGATGTACTTAGGCAAGAAGGATACGTCAAGTTCCAGTTGGCAGACGTCTTTACGGACATTCATCTGGAAGCAGAGCTGAAAGCGATAGGTGAAGCATTCGACCAATTGCCTGTTGATGCGTATGCCCCGGAATTCAATCGATACCGCCGGTATTCCCGGGCGGTTATACTGCCGAGAACCGGACAGGTGGAGTGGTTGCCGAATACGGTGGATGCCGCGGGCCAACCGGTGCAAGAATACTTCCAGGGGCCGTACAACCCGGAATATGCCGGATCGTATCGCCGCTTTCCGCCGCTCAGTGAGAAGATCAAAGCGAATCGACTGGTGGAGCGCATCATACAGTTTGACTTTTGTCAAACATTTTGGGATGAGCGGGATATTTTGCTCCCGGTTCATGTCGGGGTGCATTTCGTCAAGCTCAAAGTGGAAACGGATGAAGACGAAGCCGTGTCCTCACCTAACTGTCTGCATCAGGACGGTGAACCTTTCACCTTTGTCCATTTGATAAGGCGGAAAAACGTCACCGGCGGAGTGAATACGATCGCAGAGCCAGCCTGTGCGGGGAGATTGCCACATGAGATAAAAGCGGAAAGTGTACGAGCCTCCTTTACGTTGAAGGATTCCTTGGAGTCATACGGCGTGTGTGATCAGAAAGTCAGTCACTACGTCAGTCCCGTGAAGAAAGGTTCTGAGGATGCAGCCGGGGAACGGTCCGCGATCTTAATTGACTTTCAGCCGACGGTCGTCGCTCCCCTTGAACAGTCATAA
- a CDS encoding host-nuclease inhibitor Gam family protein, producing MEQPVDGAFSVTEDMVERYVKLNREMKAIEKELAKLKRHFNHYFDHTAGVKEKGELILGSFKLQRQVRRSERYVDEKTVERLEALNLTDCIQVVKRPDVEKIKAAISLGILPASELEGCKEEKVQTAIYVREV from the coding sequence ATGGAGCAGCCAGTTGACGGGGCTTTTTCAGTGACGGAAGACATGGTGGAACGTTACGTCAAGCTCAATCGGGAAATGAAGGCGATAGAAAAAGAGTTGGCGAAACTGAAAAGACATTTTAACCATTACTTCGACCACACTGCCGGGGTAAAGGAAAAAGGTGAGTTAATCCTCGGCAGTTTTAAGCTGCAGAGACAAGTGCGTCGGTCAGAACGGTACGTGGACGAGAAGACGGTTGAAAGATTAGAAGCCCTCAATTTGACGGACTGCATTCAAGTTGTCAAGCGCCCAGATGTAGAAAAAATAAAGGCAGCCATCTCCCTTGGAATACTGCCTGCTTCAGAACTTGAGGGGTGCAAGGAAGAGAAGGTCCAAACCGCCATTTATGTGCGGGAAGTGTGA
- a CDS encoding DUF418 domain-containing protein — protein sequence MKVQHGRIRILDILRGFAILGTLGTNIWLFANLGDLSYVLTLDRPAWWTSLDEFIRVFVLFFVNGKFLSILAILFGVGLELKYRQSLRKGSVWPGLYIWTSLILLAEGFIHFTLVMEYDILMSYAVTAIIVSFIVKRGDKAIQRVMAAVLVAHVSIVVLLFGAMIAAHLAGANLSLGDMSEVVTLYKDGTWMEQVHYRLSDFWILRSEVIFVIPLNVFLFLFGIRLMRAGAFSPEERGRRIRRKMLNVGLVLGLPLNLLILVPGGCLICQFGICLHRSWRSVTWPSSLS from the coding sequence GTGAAAGTACAGCACGGACGCATCCGAATACTTGATATATTGCGGGGATTTGCCATTTTGGGTACCCTTGGAACGAACATTTGGCTGTTTGCCAACTTGGGAGATCTGTCGTACGTCCTTACGTTGGACCGTCCGGCTTGGTGGACCTCGCTGGACGAGTTCATCCGGGTATTTGTCCTGTTTTTCGTAAATGGAAAATTTCTCAGCATATTAGCTATCCTGTTCGGCGTCGGGTTAGAATTAAAGTACCGGCAATCGCTGCGGAAAGGATCAGTTTGGCCGGGCTTGTACATCTGGACGTCACTGATTTTGTTGGCGGAAGGCTTTATTCACTTCACACTGGTGATGGAATATGACATTTTAATGAGTTATGCCGTGACAGCGATCATCGTTTCATTTATTGTTAAACGTGGGGACAAAGCGATTCAACGGGTCATGGCTGCCGTTTTAGTCGCACACGTTTCGATCGTCGTGCTTCTTTTTGGCGCGATGATCGCTGCTCACCTTGCCGGGGCCAATCTTTCCCTCGGCGATATGAGCGAAGTGGTGACGCTGTACAAAGACGGTACGTGGATGGAGCAGGTCCATTACCGCTTGTCCGATTTCTGGATTTTGCGCAGCGAGGTCATTTTTGTCATTCCGCTGAATGTGTTTTTATTCCTGTTCGGGATTCGCCTGATGCGCGCCGGTGCGTTTTCTCCAGAGGAAAGGGGAAGACGCATCCGCCGGAAAATGCTGAACGTTGGACTCGTTCTCGGTCTTCCCCTTAATTTACTCATATTGGTTCCCGGGGGATGTTTGATCTGCCAATTCGGTATTTGTTTGCACCGCTCATGGCGGTCGGTTACATGGCCTTCATCGCTAAGCTAG
- a CDS encoding DUF418 domain-containing protein, producing MAFIAKLVEWNPSFKLWASVERIGKMALSCYILQNVLASFLFYGWGLGLGGKVDALTTVLVWLAMSVCQLGIASLWLRYFRFGPMEWLRRYIASLPAGGRMHDSKAVPKRPD from the coding sequence ATGGCCTTCATCGCTAAGCTAGTCGAGTGGAATCCGTCCTTCAAGTTGTGGGCTTCCGTGGAGCGGATCGGCAAGATGGCCCTCAGCTGTTATATACTGCAAAATGTGTTGGCATCTTTTCTCTTTTACGGTTGGGGCCTTGGACTCGGAGGAAAGGTCGATGCACTCACAACCGTCTTGGTTTGGCTCGCCATGAGTGTATGTCAACTGGGAATTGCTTCACTTTGGCTGCGATATTTCCGTTTCGGCCCGATGGAATGGCTCCGCCGCTATATCGCTTCCCTGCCAGCTGGAGGAAGGATGCATGATTCAAAAGCTGTACCCAAAAGACCAGATTGA
- a CDS encoding sensor histidine kinase, with product MIQKLYPKDQIEKYLLIDVVTIAIFTYLVFVKYNTFGFFGSFVLYAMFLGVFYVNLWYRDWRLLFSSFVAFGVLTVLGIFYHHGLLTFAFLQADLLGRSRSKKMIGIGMLGILAMYMTTYYGREGHPFAFVYTAYLPVLIVMLLLPVIVYIRQQSLSLEHALDEAHDKLERYIQEEERNRIARDLHDTLGQTLTMIKMKSELAMRLMDKQQSELAKKEMKEVMDASRFALKQVREMVSSMRYVSIAEEIRQAEELFQMAGIKLVIRGMNEVPSSLSRVAETMIALSLREALTNVIKHSQAKNCAVEILERDGVYEIKVVDDGMGIGKGIEAGNGIESIRERMRLVQGSAVITESSGGGVTVTLSIPTGERRNVP from the coding sequence ATGATTCAAAAGCTGTACCCAAAAGACCAGATTGAAAAATATTTGCTCATTGATGTTGTAACGATCGCGATCTTTACTTATTTAGTGTTCGTCAAGTACAACACGTTCGGCTTTTTCGGAAGCTTCGTTTTGTACGCCATGTTTTTGGGCGTTTTTTACGTCAACTTATGGTATCGGGATTGGCGGTTGCTCTTTTCTTCCTTTGTCGCGTTCGGAGTTTTAACTGTATTAGGCATTTTTTACCATCATGGGTTGCTCACTTTTGCCTTTTTACAAGCCGATTTATTGGGCCGTTCCCGTTCAAAGAAGATGATCGGAATCGGGATGCTCGGCATTCTCGCCATGTACATGACGACGTACTACGGACGTGAGGGACATCCGTTTGCGTTCGTTTACACGGCTTACTTGCCGGTCCTCATTGTCATGCTATTACTCCCCGTCATTGTCTACATCAGACAGCAATCGTTATCACTGGAGCACGCCCTGGACGAAGCGCATGATAAACTGGAGCGGTACATTCAAGAGGAGGAACGGAACCGGATCGCACGTGATTTACATGACACATTGGGCCAAACGCTGACGATGATCAAGATGAAGAGTGAACTGGCGATGCGGTTAATGGATAAACAGCAGTCTGAACTGGCGAAAAAGGAGATGAAGGAGGTCATGGACGCTTCCCGTTTCGCCCTGAAACAAGTCAGGGAAATGGTATCGTCGATGCGGTATGTATCGATCGCGGAAGAAATTCGGCAAGCGGAAGAGTTGTTTCAGATGGCGGGAATAAAGCTTGTGATTCGAGGGATGAACGAGGTCCCGTCAAGTCTTTCCAGGGTTGCGGAAACGATGATCGCCTTATCGTTGAGGGAAGCTTTGACAAACGTCATCAAGCACAGCCAGGCGAAAAACTGTGCTGTCGAGATACTTGAAAGGGACGGAGTGTATGAAATCAAAGTTGTCGATGACGGAATGGGGATCGGGAAGGGGATAGAGGCCGGGAATGGAATCGAATCCATTCGTGAGCGAATGCGCTTAGTTCAGGGATCAGCTGTCATCACCGAATCTTCTGGTGGCGGCGTCACGGTGACGCTCAGCATACCGACTGGTGAAAGGAGAAATGTGCCATGA
- a CDS encoding response regulator transcription factor, whose translation MIRVVIAEDQQMLRGALTSLLQLEDDIDVVAQVSNGEDALDAIERHQPDISILDIEIPGMTGLDVAEQIRQRGIGTKIMIVTTFARPGYLQKAMDLKVDGYVLKDEPIDEFVGAIRKIMNGGRVVSPDLIEALFNREENPLTEREQEVLRLAKEGKTTRQMAKTLYLSYGTVRNYLSSAIQKLEAESRHHAVLIAEEKGWI comes from the coding sequence ATGATCCGTGTCGTGATTGCTGAGGATCAGCAAATGTTGCGAGGGGCGTTAACGTCGCTGTTGCAGCTGGAAGATGACATCGACGTCGTGGCCCAGGTGTCTAACGGAGAAGACGCCCTTGATGCCATTGAACGACATCAACCGGATATCAGCATCCTCGACATTGAAATTCCCGGGATGACGGGTCTCGACGTGGCTGAACAGATCAGACAACGCGGTATAGGGACAAAGATTATGATCGTCACGACATTTGCACGTCCCGGATATTTGCAAAAAGCGATGGACCTCAAGGTGGATGGATATGTGTTAAAAGATGAACCGATCGATGAATTTGTAGGAGCCATTCGAAAAATCATGAACGGAGGGCGTGTCGTTAGCCCTGATCTGATTGAGGCGCTCTTCAACCGGGAGGAGAATCCGTTGACGGAACGCGAACAAGAAGTGCTGCGCCTGGCGAAAGAGGGGAAAACGACGAGGCAAATGGCCAAAACCCTTTATTTGTCTTACGGAACGGTGCGCAACTACTTGTCTTCTGCCATCCAGAAGCTAGAGGCCGAATCTCGCCATCACGCCGTCTTAATAGCAGAAGAGAAAGGGTGGATCTGA
- a CDS encoding SPL family radical SAM protein yields MGKRTYEVIIAKQMMNRVKAPQMPFSYSINPYRGCAHGCSFCYARTTHTFLGFHADDTFQHHILVKSNAAEALETQLAKLAVKYQGNVRAVARHVGLVAVGTATDPYQPIEGKAKLTRDCLRVLAKYRIPTSITTRSPLILRDLDILCEMNIAAIHISVNTLKPDVIQRLEPATSPPRKRLDVVRQLAESGLPAGVFIAPILPYLTDDMDDLEELIKAAKEHRAQFAVPSVLRLSSGVKVWYFQAVQQHYPHLLADYAKLYASKYPDGDYTNALLKGVHRLLEKYGLPSLSSEFRVGDRQFARGEDSRRPKEGEQLAFSF; encoded by the coding sequence GTGGGCAAGAGGACATACGAAGTCATCATTGCAAAGCAGATGATGAACCGTGTGAAAGCTCCACAGATGCCGTTTAGCTATTCGATTAACCCGTACCGCGGGTGCGCACACGGATGCAGTTTTTGCTATGCGCGGACAACGCACACGTTCCTGGGCTTTCACGCAGACGACACGTTTCAACACCACATTCTCGTCAAATCAAATGCCGCAGAGGCTTTGGAGACACAGCTTGCCAAGCTGGCTGTGAAGTACCAAGGCAACGTACGTGCAGTCGCCCGGCATGTCGGCCTCGTCGCTGTCGGGACGGCCACCGATCCTTACCAGCCCATCGAAGGGAAGGCGAAATTGACCCGCGACTGTTTGCGGGTGCTGGCGAAATACCGCATCCCGACGTCCATCACGACACGGTCTCCTCTCATCTTGCGCGATCTCGACATATTGTGTGAAATGAATATAGCGGCGATCCATATCAGCGTCAATACGCTCAAGCCGGATGTTATTCAGCGACTGGAACCGGCTACGTCACCGCCGCGAAAGCGGTTGGACGTCGTTCGACAGCTGGCGGAAAGCGGTTTGCCCGCCGGTGTTTTCATCGCTCCGATCCTTCCGTATTTGACGGACGACATGGATGATCTGGAAGAATTAATCAAAGCGGCGAAAGAGCATCGGGCGCAGTTTGCAGTACCGTCTGTTTTGCGACTGTCGTCCGGAGTGAAGGTGTGGTATTTTCAAGCGGTACAACAACACTACCCCCATCTCCTCGCCGACTACGCAAAGCTGTACGCGTCCAAATATCCGGACGGGGACTACACGAACGCTCTATTGAAAGGCGTCCATCGTTTGCTCGAAAAGTACGGCTTGCCTTCGCTGTCGTCCGAGTTCCGTGTGGGGGACCGACAGTTCGCGCGCGGTGAAGACTCAAGGAGGCCGAAAGAAGGGGAGCAGCTCGCCTTTTCGTTTTAG
- a CDS encoding acylphosphatase has product MKTVRIKVYGKVQGVGFRYYTLRQANKLGVKGWVRNVQDGTVEIVAQGDPASLDRLSAAVKQGSPASKVKRIHVEEIDGMNRYSSFQVKY; this is encoded by the coding sequence GTGAAAACGGTTAGAATCAAAGTGTACGGGAAAGTGCAAGGGGTGGGGTTCCGCTATTACACCCTTCGGCAAGCGAACAAGCTCGGGGTTAAAGGGTGGGTCCGAAACGTGCAGGACGGCACGGTAGAGATTGTCGCTCAGGGTGATCCTGCTTCTCTGGATAGGCTTTCCGCCGCCGTGAAACAGGGCAGCCCCGCTTCCAAAGTCAAAAGAATTCACGTGGAAGAGATCGATGGGATGAACAGATATTCGTCATTTCAAGTGAAGTATTGA